From Calothrix sp. PCC 6303, a single genomic window includes:
- a CDS encoding TylF/MycF/NovP-related O-methyltransferase has product MYKLEHIQQKVQEYTYCSLGKLKNISRVCEYINNNNVPGDFVECGTYKGGSAAVISQHLNSGRHLWLYDSFAGLPETSPEDGEDAKKWVGDCLATVEDVETVMGLVGTKAENYTIRKGWFEDTFINSPLPETVALLHCDADWYKSVLLVLETFYDRIPDGGCVILDDFGFWEGCREAFYDFCHQRHEKPLIERVESDQAFWIKGRNNNREIPSYL; this is encoded by the coding sequence ATGTATAAATTAGAACATATTCAACAGAAAGTCCAAGAATATACCTATTGTAGTCTTGGCAAACTGAAAAATATTAGTCGAGTTTGCGAATATATAAATAACAATAATGTTCCGGGTGATTTTGTTGAATGCGGGACATATAAAGGTGGTTCAGCGGCAGTTATTTCTCAACATTTAAATTCCGGGAGACATCTTTGGCTTTATGATAGCTTTGCAGGATTACCAGAAACATCGCCTGAAGATGGAGAAGATGCCAAAAAATGGGTTGGTGATTGTCTAGCAACTGTTGAAGATGTGGAAACAGTGATGGGTTTAGTTGGAACAAAAGCGGAAAATTACACTATTAGAAAAGGATGGTTTGAAGATACTTTTATTAATTCACCATTACCGGAAACAGTTGCGCTTTTGCACTGTGATGCTGATTGGTACAAATCTGTTTTACTGGTATTAGAAACGTTTTACGATCGTATTCCTGATGGTGGATGTGTGATCCTAGATGATTTTGGTTTTTGGGAGGGATGTCGAGAAGCATTTTATGATTTTTGCCATCAACGTCATGAAAAACCATTAATTGAACGTGTGGAAAGTGATCAAGCATTCTGGATCAAAGGTAGAAATAATAATCGAGAAATTCCATCATATTTATAA
- a CDS encoding glycosyltransferase family 4 protein has translation MKPIGHQPQLYICSDSFGVSGVTTQAYYLARGMAALGWDVHVICYTTYGNYYPAFSSLPITIHQINTFTCEDFAKLYSYNRQDKIDIATKVRQYLEHNGIFDPVKPGILVINYMLSMLYILDSIPHNIARTFILHSDEKYYYRLLEHFYPHFDGIVTVSKHIYTHAQKFVPLNQLSQPTAVIPYGIETPIIQDSHKLKIIYTGRFVEYQKRIFDTLEIAFLLKQWEVPFHLTLAGDQSNRITLDKRIQHLGLGDCISIVGPLSREEVSQQLKLHHVFLLVSEFEGLSLSLLEAMAHGTIPVVSRISSGVEEVIQEGVNGFLVETGDIHGFAAVLRDLAGGFSKFKSLSNAAVNSIRNKGCTAETMAYRYAKFFDRVLSWNDLNCDRVRQQTVDQDFALEEISPQSAVKITPHNQCLPEVSTTSVAKIQQITYIQEHPTVTFFLDGMHVGGVQTFVKHMLVALPKHQWNARLALYVNNLDDLEVRKLQQQGISIIGYNFSENQGHLPEEITSALLSDTAGIIIPNFISQVYERTNKIPSRFAISHIFHADEAFYYDIFQNNLSRIQSAIAVSQVCYQKANQILKDNSTTIPLTRIPYGVKMNSQWVERKNSQTLKIIYSGRIIEHQKCIFEIPQLAALAKQKGLSCEWTLVGEGDDTELLMHRIRSLRVDDCINFIGRATPELLSHLLEHHDVVILTSEYEGLPLALLEAMGHGCVPVVYDIPSGIHEIIKDHHNGFITPQNQRVRFVEALRQLCFDRGLLKEMSYHAWETVYPTYSVNQMVSKYINFFDEVLQNHDNQF, from the coding sequence ATGAAACCAATTGGACATCAACCTCAACTATATATTTGTAGCGATAGTTTTGGTGTCAGTGGGGTGACAACTCAAGCGTATTATCTAGCACGAGGAATGGCTGCATTAGGCTGGGATGTGCATGTTATTTGTTACACTACCTATGGTAATTACTATCCAGCTTTTTCTAGTTTACCAATTACAATCCATCAAATTAATACTTTTACATGTGAGGATTTTGCCAAATTATATAGTTACAATCGTCAAGATAAAATTGATATTGCCACTAAAGTTAGACAGTACCTTGAACACAATGGAATTTTTGATCCGGTAAAACCGGGGATATTGGTGATCAACTATATGTTGAGTATGCTATATATCCTTGATAGTATTCCTCATAATATTGCCAGGACATTTATTCTACATTCAGATGAAAAATATTATTATCGGCTTTTAGAGCATTTTTATCCACATTTTGATGGCATAGTTACAGTCAGTAAACATATTTATACTCACGCTCAAAAATTCGTCCCTTTAAATCAGCTTTCTCAACCAACAGCAGTAATTCCATATGGTATTGAAACTCCTATTATCCAAGATAGCCATAAATTAAAAATTATTTATACTGGTAGATTTGTTGAATATCAAAAACGCATATTCGATACTTTAGAAATAGCTTTTTTACTCAAGCAGTGGGAAGTACCATTTCATCTCACATTAGCTGGAGATCAATCTAACCGTATTACCCTTGATAAGCGTATTCAACATCTAGGTTTAGGAGATTGTATTAGTATTGTTGGTCCTTTGAGTCGTGAGGAGGTAAGTCAACAATTAAAATTACATCATGTATTTCTACTGGTAAGCGAATTTGAGGGATTATCTTTGTCGCTATTAGAAGCAATGGCACATGGTACCATACCCGTTGTGAGTAGAATTTCTAGTGGTGTGGAAGAGGTAATTCAAGAAGGTGTAAATGGATTTCTGGTGGAAACGGGAGACATTCACGGTTTTGCTGCGGTTTTGCGGGACTTAGCAGGAGGATTTTCTAAATTTAAATCCCTTAGTAATGCAGCGGTGAATAGTATCCGGAATAAAGGATGTACCGCTGAAACAATGGCTTATCGCTACGCTAAGTTTTTTGATCGCGTTTTATCTTGGAATGATCTTAACTGCGATCGCGTCCGCCAGCAAACAGTAGATCAGGACTTTGCATTAGAGGAAATTTCTCCCCAATCAGCAGTTAAAATTACCCCTCATAACCAATGTTTGCCCGAAGTTTCAACAACTTCTGTTGCTAAAATACAGCAAATTACCTATATTCAAGAACATCCCACCGTCACATTTTTCCTTGATGGGATGCATGTTGGTGGTGTGCAAACTTTTGTTAAGCACATGTTAGTTGCTTTACCTAAACACCAGTGGAATGCACGGTTAGCGCTTTATGTCAATAATTTGGATGATTTGGAGGTCAGAAAACTTCAGCAGCAAGGAATATCGATTATTGGCTATAACTTTAGCGAAAATCAAGGACATTTACCCGAAGAAATTACATCAGCTTTACTGTCAGATACAGCAGGAATCATCATTCCTAATTTTATCAGTCAAGTTTACGAACGCACAAATAAAATACCCTCTCGTTTTGCCATTAGCCATATTTTTCATGCTGACGAGGCATTTTACTACGATATTTTCCAGAATAATCTCAGTCGGATCCAAAGCGCGATCGCAGTCAGCCAAGTTTGCTATCAAAAAGCAAATCAAATCCTTAAAGATAATTCTACAACCATACCATTAACCCGCATACCCTACGGAGTTAAAATGAACTCTCAATGGGTAGAAAGAAAAAACAGTCAAACGCTGAAAATAATTTACTCTGGACGAATTATTGAACACCAAAAGTGTATCTTTGAAATTCCTCAACTAGCAGCACTAGCAAAGCAAAAAGGATTATCCTGTGAGTGGACTTTGGTTGGTGAAGGTGATGACACTGAACTCTTAATGCATAGAATTCGTTCACTGCGGGTTGATGATTGCATAAACTTTATTGGCAGAGCCACGCCAGAACTATTATCTCACCTTTTAGAACACCATGATGTGGTCATTTTAACTAGTGAATATGAAGGCTTGCCGTTAGCTTTATTGGAAGCAATGGGACATGGATGTGTACCAGTAGTATACGATATTCCTAGCGGCATACATGAGATAATAAAAGACCATCATAATGGATTTATTACTCCCCAAAATCAACGAGTGAGATTTGTGGAAGCACTAAGACAACTCTGCTTTGATCGAGGATTATTAAAAGAAATGTCTTATCATGCTTGGGAAACAGTTTACCCTACTTATTCCGTCAATCAAATGGTGTCAAAATATATTAATTTCTTTGATGAGGTGCTTCAAAATCATGACAACCAATTCTGA
- a CDS encoding methyltransferase domain-containing protein: MTTNSDVNLEYTGERHIAGQVGVEMLPFANLEHMIRYAFVAPFIQGKRVLDVSCGSGYGTQYLALQGATQVVGVDIDQESIEFAQKFHQHPAITYIQSDAHHIQELADASFDVVISFETVEHVERPRDFLFELKRLLKADGQAFISCPNDYRVSPWISEFHLHKFRFSEFRDLMVSIFGETVFLGQHHTLASCLFKPTITSEKFSQFEAYRDSSLSPKFDKYYVEHISGIENADGYIGVVGTDISLVGNSLSISQDAFQIVMKSELESQQKSLEGAKKVQEFQDQAKADLLNYEAEYQRNLEYYQKKYQSEIEINQREIEINQQKLQVQLDTAYADIQSKQNLINILEEKVKILEERHGQLLRDKTYLENVASTSRIPMVQTQQELLQAQARITAMETSKFWQIRKSWFQFKRSLNLPGADKE, translated from the coding sequence ATGACAACCAATTCTGATGTTAATCTTGAATATACAGGAGAGCGACATATCGCTGGACAAGTTGGTGTGGAAATGCTACCTTTCGCTAACTTAGAACACATGATTCGCTATGCTTTTGTCGCACCTTTTATTCAAGGAAAGCGAGTATTGGATGTTTCTTGTGGTAGCGGTTACGGAACTCAATATTTAGCCCTACAAGGTGCTACCCAAGTAGTAGGTGTTGACATCGATCAAGAATCTATTGAATTTGCTCAAAAGTTTCATCAGCACCCAGCTATAACCTATATTCAATCAGATGCTCATCATATCCAAGAATTAGCTGATGCTAGTTTCGATGTGGTAATTTCTTTTGAAACTGTAGAACATGTAGAAAGACCAAGGGATTTTTTATTTGAATTAAAGCGATTATTAAAAGCTGATGGACAAGCTTTTATTTCCTGCCCTAATGATTATCGGGTTTCACCCTGGATTAGTGAGTTTCACCTGCATAAATTTAGATTCAGCGAATTTAGAGATTTAATGGTGAGTATTTTTGGTGAAACAGTGTTTTTAGGACAACATCACACCCTAGCGAGTTGCTTATTTAAACCAACTATAACTAGCGAAAAATTCTCACAATTTGAAGCTTACAGGGATTCATCACTATCTCCAAAGTTTGATAAATATTACGTCGAACATATCTCCGGAATTGAAAATGCTGATGGTTATATTGGAGTTGTGGGAACTGACATATCTTTAGTTGGGAACAGTTTGAGTATTTCTCAAGATGCATTTCAAATCGTAATGAAGTCAGAACTTGAATCACAACAAAAGTCTTTAGAAGGTGCGAAAAAGGTTCAAGAATTCCAAGATCAAGCTAAAGCAGATTTATTGAATTACGAAGCAGAATATCAGCGAAATCTGGAATATTATCAGAAAAAATATCAGAGTGAAATCGAGATCAATCAGCGAGAAATTGAGATTAATCAACAGAAGCTTCAAGTTCAACTAGATACTGCATATGCAGATATTCAATCGAAACAAAACTTAATTAATATTTTGGAAGAGAAAGTAAAAATTTTGGAAGAAAGGCATGGACAATTGTTGCGAGATAAAACCTATTTAGAGAATGTAGCTAGTACATCTAGGATTCCCATGGTGCAGACGCAGCAAGAACTTCTCCAAGCACAAGCAAGAATTACAGCTATGGAAACCTCTAAATTTTGGCAAATCAGAAAGTCCTGGTTTCAGTTTAAGCGATCGCTTAACTTACCGGGTGCAGACAAAGAGTAA
- a CDS encoding glycosyltransferase family 2 protein, which translates to MSTFVSVIIPTKNGAEFLDEVLTAVLSQKTDFGYEVIVIDSGSKDNSLEIIQKHNVRLIQIHPTEFNHGGTRNFGVQNSQGEFIAFITQDATPANDQWLQNLVLPLREQPEIAGVFGKHLPREDCDPIVALNLYRHFDGFSLQRKCWQQDQKYEENQGQYIFFSNNNSCIRRSIWEKIPFRCVEMSEDQWWAKDIIENGYIKCYEPTATVYHSHTYSATEWMKRQFDEYRAYQQIGVVEKASIFNYMKRFVGLFYGDLRQLVKTSQLSFTQKIYWIWQRFFNNLGIITGQFYGTYSDNIPSYISRKILSEQSRKQEN; encoded by the coding sequence ATGTCTACCTTCGTTTCAGTCATTATTCCCACTAAAAATGGTGCAGAATTTTTAGATGAAGTTCTAACAGCAGTTCTTTCTCAGAAAACTGATTTTGGTTATGAGGTAATTGTCATCGACTCTGGTTCAAAAGACAACTCTCTCGAAATTATTCAAAAGCATAATGTAAGACTTATCCAAATTCATCCCACTGAGTTTAATCATGGTGGTACTCGCAATTTTGGTGTTCAAAACTCCCAAGGAGAATTTATTGCTTTCATTACTCAAGATGCTACCCCAGCAAATGATCAGTGGTTGCAAAACTTGGTTCTACCTCTACGAGAACAACCAGAAATAGCTGGAGTATTTGGCAAGCATTTACCGAGAGAAGACTGTGATCCGATTGTTGCCTTAAACTTATATAGACATTTTGATGGGTTTTCACTTCAACGCAAATGTTGGCAGCAAGACCAAAAATATGAAGAAAATCAAGGTCAATATATCTTTTTTTCTAACAATAATTCCTGTATTAGAAGAAGTATTTGGGAAAAAATTCCCTTTCGATGTGTAGAAATGTCTGAGGATCAATGGTGGGCTAAAGATATAATTGAAAATGGTTATATTAAATGTTATGAACCCACCGCAACTGTGTATCATTCCCATACATATAGTGCGACAGAATGGATGAAAAGACAATTCGATGAATATCGAGCATATCAACAAATTGGGGTTGTTGAAAAAGCATCTATTTTTAATTATATGAAAAGATTTGTCGGTCTTTTTTATGGCGATCTTAGGCAATTAGTCAAAACCTCTCAACTTTCATTTACACAAAAAATATATTGGATTTGGCAAAGATTCTTTAATAATTTGGGAATTATAACTGGTCAGTTTTATGGAACATATTCTGACAATATTCCCTCTTATATTAGTCGAAAAATTTTATCGGAACAATCTCGTAAACAAGAAAATTAG
- a CDS encoding glycosyltransferase, with the protein MLIKRILSLINKTFNKIQTIGLRLTISRIFYKIALFLATPNKENETSIKQTKQGKIPEFEQIIINSLEYHNQKTIQKSTDFSKNICKPSALEFIWLIPYFSKGSGGHKNLFRFVKFIELFGCKCTIYIVGDYDRLISPEQIQKQICEYFEPINAEVKIYNPTTHGTKTNILVSTSWITAYAALTIDADLKTYFVQDYEPLFYSLGSYYYLAQNTYSFGYYHITLGQWLTNLLQTKHQVAADFYHIVVEKDIYYPRNQINNQAIRELTNNHSFKIAFYGRSVTPRRCFELVSIALHLFSQKAENITLISYGWNDIPTVPFKCYNVGMLSVESLAELYSVCDVCIAPSSTNLSLVAHEVMACGSILMDLEVENTSYDLVHLENSYLVEPNPQSMCDALLELYNHPELRQSLKAKSLEYIDRLADWNEQGNVFHQLINQKLDEIYSDSNL; encoded by the coding sequence ATGCTAATTAAAAGAATATTGTCTTTAATTAACAAGACTTTTAACAAAATTCAAACGATTGGTTTACGTTTAACTATCTCCCGTATTTTTTACAAAATTGCACTTTTTTTAGCTACACCTAATAAAGAGAACGAGACTTCAATTAAGCAGACAAAACAGGGTAAAATCCCTGAATTTGAACAAATAATTATTAATAGTTTAGAGTATCATAATCAAAAGACTATTCAAAAATCCACTGATTTCAGTAAGAATATTTGCAAACCATCAGCTTTAGAGTTTATTTGGCTAATTCCCTATTTTTCCAAAGGTTCAGGAGGACATAAAAACCTATTTAGGTTTGTGAAATTCATTGAATTGTTCGGTTGCAAATGTACTATTTACATTGTTGGAGATTACGATAGGTTAATTAGTCCAGAACAAATACAAAAGCAAATATGCGAGTATTTTGAACCAATTAACGCGGAAGTAAAAATCTATAATCCGACGACTCACGGAACAAAAACAAACATTCTTGTTTCTACATCTTGGATTACTGCCTATGCAGCATTAACTATAGATGCAGATTTAAAAACGTACTTTGTCCAAGATTATGAACCTTTATTTTACTCATTAGGTAGTTATTATTATCTAGCTCAAAATACCTATAGCTTTGGTTATTATCATATTACATTAGGTCAATGGTTAACCAATTTATTACAAACAAAGCACCAGGTTGCTGCTGATTTTTACCATATTGTTGTTGAAAAAGACATTTATTATCCGCGAAATCAAATTAACAACCAAGCAATTAGGGAGTTAACAAATAATCATAGTTTTAAAATTGCCTTTTATGGACGCAGTGTTACTCCTCGACGTTGCTTTGAATTAGTTTCCATCGCACTACATCTATTTTCTCAAAAAGCCGAAAATATTACCTTGATATCTTACGGCTGGAATGATATTCCTACTGTCCCATTTAAATGTTATAACGTGGGGATGTTATCAGTAGAGTCTTTAGCAGAATTGTATTCTGTTTGTGATGTTTGTATTGCTCCTTCCTCTACAAATTTATCGCTTGTTGCCCATGAAGTTATGGCTTGTGGCTCGATATTAATGGATTTGGAGGTTGAAAATACTAGCTATGACTTAGTACATTTAGAAAATAGTTATCTTGTCGAACCTAATCCACAATCAATGTGTGATGCTTTACTAGAACTATATAATCATCCAGAATTACGACAGTCACTCAAAGCTAAATCACTTGAATATATTGATAGATTAGCAGATTGGAATGAGCAAGGGAATGTTTTTCATCAACTAATAAATCAAAAATTAGATGAAATCTATTCAGATTCCAACCTATGA
- a CDS encoding glycosyltransferase: protein MKIAAYITAYNDLASVEKCLQAIHNQSHPVEKIYILDNSAIRLITDNYYQDINIEHHPENQGIGYGISWAISEAIKLNYDFLWVFDQDSIPAENCLQKLLEIYLDFPLNQHSLGIIAPTSIDIETDNIVQGANFNGSYFTACPHKIDAKYYECDAPITSGSLINLAAAKTIDLPCVDFFIDGIDIDYGWRFRKQGYHNLIVTDAIMQHQFGQPLKVNFLSRKLIIQEYSSLRHYYICRNHTYIETRNTTVSHRLNCVRYRFKYMLFSMIKILLYDSDQKGSKLFACFLGTYHGFIGKLGKIWELPINRN, encoded by the coding sequence ATGAAAATAGCAGCTTATATTACTGCATATAACGATTTAGCATCTGTGGAAAAATGTCTTCAGGCAATTCACAACCAATCCCATCCAGTTGAAAAAATTTATATTTTAGATAATTCCGCAATTAGGCTAATTACTGATAATTACTATCAAGATATTAATATTGAGCATCACCCAGAAAATCAGGGAATTGGTTATGGTATATCTTGGGCAATTAGCGAAGCAATTAAGCTAAATTATGATTTTTTATGGGTATTTGATCAAGATAGTATTCCCGCAGAAAACTGCTTACAAAAACTATTAGAGATATACTTGGATTTTCCATTAAACCAGCATTCTCTGGGAATTATTGCTCCAACTTCGATAGATATAGAAACTGATAATATTGTTCAAGGTGCAAATTTTAATGGAAGTTATTTTACAGCTTGTCCGCATAAAATAGATGCTAAATATTATGAATGTGATGCACCTATTACATCAGGTTCTTTAATCAATTTAGCGGCTGCAAAAACTATTGATCTACCCTGTGTAGACTTCTTTATTGATGGTATTGATATTGATTATGGATGGCGTTTTAGGAAACAGGGATATCATAACCTAATTGTAACAGATGCTATTATGCAGCATCAATTTGGTCAGCCTTTAAAAGTGAATTTTTTGAGCAGAAAATTAATAATTCAAGAGTATTCTAGCTTACGTCATTATTATATATGTCGCAATCATACATATATAGAAACTAGAAATACAACAGTATCCCATAGGCTAAATTGTGTTAGATATCGCTTCAAGTATATGCTGTTTAGCATGATTAAAATTCTTCTCTATGATTCCGACCAAAAAGGGAGTAAGTTATTTGCTTGTTTTCTTGGAACCTATCATGGTTTTATCGGCAAATTAGGTAAAATTTGGGAATTACCAATCAATAGAAATTAG
- a CDS encoding CAP domain-containing protein, translating to MPLNLFDANFYRSANSDLRNYSDVDARRHFQDYGLDEGRSFSPFVDLGFYRASNPELGLSTNQQAFENLSNYDIAEGRKFSPIFDLSFYRQNNTDLSNYSNEQLFEHLRSNGVTEGRKVSSVFDVNYYLAVNPDVNQAVKGDKLAGLNHFMIIGLDEGRRFSVAFDVNYYRNASPDIAYYTNKQLLEHLSNYGLDEGRVTADGFDVRYYLAENSDLSQKNFSYKQGYEDFVSSGLDLGRNASEYIQSDFAGNSFDSARQISLNSQPVILRDAIGDTDTSDIYKFDVSPQNVNLSVKLNGLSADAQIDLWDMQGNQLASSINQGTSMEAIDYQNLAVGSYFVHIYQGNVGANTNYNLTLAVTSTSDTVPKTISPISTTSDFQPKFTQTVVELINYERIQAGLKPLSLNAKLNQSASTHSQDMAEKDYFNHTGSDGSRVSDRIYNAGYHYSLASENIAAGQYSPEEVVQAWMDSPTHRANIMSADYQEIGVGYYYLENDTGNVNYNHYWTTDFGTIF from the coding sequence ATGCCTTTAAATTTATTTGATGCGAACTTCTACCGCAGTGCTAATTCAGATCTGCGAAACTATAGTGATGTTGATGCACGAAGGCATTTTCAAGATTATGGCTTAGATGAAGGTCGTTCGTTTTCCCCATTTGTGGATTTGGGTTTTTATCGCGCTAGTAATCCTGAATTAGGGTTATCCACTAATCAACAGGCTTTTGAAAATTTATCTAATTACGATATTGCCGAAGGACGCAAATTCTCCCCAATATTTGATTTGAGTTTTTACCGTCAAAATAATACTGACTTAAGTAACTACAGTAACGAACAGTTATTTGAACACTTAAGAAGCAATGGTGTGACTGAAGGTAGAAAGGTTTCTTCAGTTTTTGATGTCAACTACTATCTAGCCGTAAATCCAGATGTTAACCAAGCTGTGAAGGGAGATAAGCTAGCTGGGTTAAATCACTTTATGATTATTGGATTGGATGAAGGACGTAGATTTTCAGTGGCATTTGATGTCAATTATTATCGGAATGCAAGTCCAGATATTGCTTATTACACCAATAAGCAATTGCTGGAACACCTAAGTAATTATGGGTTGGATGAAGGAAGAGTTACAGCAGATGGATTTGATGTTAGATATTACTTGGCAGAGAACTCAGATTTGAGTCAGAAAAACTTTAGCTACAAGCAAGGATATGAAGACTTCGTTTCCTCCGGTTTGGATTTGGGGAGGAATGCTAGTGAGTATATTCAGAGTGACTTTGCTGGCAATAGTTTCGATTCTGCACGACAAATTAGTTTAAATTCTCAGCCTGTGATACTCAGGGATGCAATTGGAGACACTGATACATCTGACATCTATAAATTCGATGTCAGTCCTCAAAATGTCAACTTATCAGTGAAATTGAACGGATTGAGTGCGGATGCACAAATAGACTTGTGGGATATGCAAGGAAATCAACTAGCAAGTTCAATCAATCAAGGTACAAGTATGGAAGCGATTGATTATCAGAACTTGGCAGTGGGTAGTTACTTTGTTCATATCTATCAAGGAAATGTAGGTGCGAATACCAATTACAATTTAACTTTGGCTGTAACATCAACCTCTGATACAGTGCCAAAAACTATATCCCCAATTTCCACCACAAGCGATTTTCAGCCGAAGTTCACTCAAACCGTAGTCGAACTCATCAACTATGAACGTATTCAAGCTGGATTGAAACCGCTGAGTTTGAATGCAAAATTAAACCAATCAGCCTCCACCCATAGCCAGGATATGGCAGAAAAAGATTACTTTAACCATACAGGATCAGATGGTTCTAGAGTAAGCGATCGCATTTACAATGCAGGCTACCATTATTCGTTGGCGAGTGAAAATATCGCTGCTGGGCAATATTCACCCGAAGAGGTAGTTCAAGCTTGGATGGATAGTCCAACACACCGCGCTAACATCATGAGTGCTGATTACCAAGAAATTGGTGTTGGTTACTACTACTTGGAGAACGATACAGGCAATGTCAACTACAATCATTACTGGACAACAGATTTTGGAACAATTTTTTAA
- a CDS encoding aldo/keto reductase encodes MESITLGTSGVAVTPLCIGTWAWGDKLFWNYGKDYGIEQLQDAFNTALAAGITFFDTAEIYGMGLSEKILGEFAQKTDQTLQIATKYAPTPWRFKGEAVGDALTASLKRLQVEKVELYQVHWSFAFFMSQHTLMNALADAVEQGRITSVGVSNYSAEQMREAHQILAQRGVTLAVNQVNYSLLTRQIENNGVMDVAKELGVTILAYSPLAQGLLTGKYRQNAGVQPTGVRKLSPQFQPDGLRKIEPILNLLQQIGDKYGKSPAQVALNWLIAQGNVIPIAGAKTADQVRQNAGALGWQLSEDEVRELGSMRIN; translated from the coding sequence ATGGAAAGCATTACTTTAGGAACCAGTGGTGTTGCTGTCACCCCTCTTTGCATTGGCACTTGGGCTTGGGGTGATAAACTATTTTGGAATTATGGAAAAGATTACGGTATTGAACAGCTTCAAGATGCTTTCAATACCGCTTTAGCAGCTGGGATTACTTTCTTTGACACTGCTGAAATTTACGGTATGGGGTTGTCGGAAAAGATTTTAGGGGAATTTGCTCAAAAAACCGACCAAACACTACAAATTGCCACCAAATATGCACCAACACCCTGGCGATTTAAAGGTGAAGCTGTTGGTGATGCTTTAACTGCCAGTCTCAAGCGGTTGCAAGTTGAAAAAGTAGAACTATACCAAGTCCATTGGTCATTTGCGTTTTTCATGAGTCAACATACACTCATGAATGCATTAGCAGACGCAGTTGAACAGGGACGCATCACATCTGTTGGTGTTAGTAACTACTCAGCAGAACAGATGCGTGAAGCACATCAAATATTAGCTCAACGGGGAGTCACCTTAGCGGTGAATCAGGTTAATTACTCTTTGCTTACCCGGCAAATAGAAAATAATGGTGTTATGGATGTTGCTAAGGAATTAGGTGTAACAATCCTAGCTTACAGCCCCTTAGCACAGGGTTTATTAACTGGAAAATATAGACAAAATGCAGGAGTTCAACCAACAGGCGTGAGAAAGTTAAGTCCTCAATTTCAGCCCGATGGATTGCGAAAGATTGAACCAATTCTGAATTTATTGCAACAAATTGGTGATAAGTACGGAAAATCACCCGCCCAAGTTGCTCTCAATTGGTTAATTGCTCAAGGAAATGTGATTCCCATTGCTGGAGCAAAAACTGCTGATCAAGTTAGACAAAATGCTGGTGCATTGGGCTGGCAATTGAGTGAGGATGAAGTGAGGGAGTTAGGAAGTATGAGAATTAACTGA